Within the Armatimonadota bacterium genome, the region TTCGGTGGCGCCGAAGGGGTCGTTGTGGTCCGCGCCTGTGAGGTCGGTTCCGGCGAACCCACTCCCGACCTCAAACCCCTTGCACGCTGGGAGCGACATCACGGCTTTCGCGAGGTCCGCTTGAAGTTTGTCGAAAACCGGCTCTCCCCAACCCGGAGGAACGCCCCGGGCGATGCACCGGACCGCCCCTCCGACCGAGTTGCCGTCCTTGCGAATCTCCTCAATCATCGCGATCATCTGCTGGGCCTTTTGAGGGTCCGGACATCGAACGGGGGTTGCCTCGATCTGCTCCAGAGTGACCTCGTCGAACGGCACGAACGCCTCGATGTCGAACACCTTTTCCACCCACGCCAGCACCTCGACGCCCCACTTCAGCTTCAAAACCTTCTTGGCGATCGCCCCCGCGGCCACCCGCCCGACGGTCTCACGCGCCGATGCCCGTCCGCCCCCCGACCAAGCCCGGATGCCGTACTTGGCGTCATAGGTGTAGTCGGCGTGGCTCGGGCGGTACTTGGTCTTTAGCTCTTCATAGTCGCGCGAGCGGGCGTCCTCGTTCATCACGAGCAAGGAGATCGGGGTGCCGAGGGTTAGCCCGTCTTGGATTCCGCTCAAGACCTGGACCGTGTCGGACTCCTTGCGCTGGGTGACGATCTTGCTCTGGCCGGGCCGCCTGCGGTCGAGTTCGAACTGGATTTCTTGGATGCTGATCGGCACGCGGGGAGGGCAGCCGTCCACCACGACGCCCACACCTCCGCCGTGGGATTCGCCCCACGTGGAAATTCGGAAAAGCGTACCGAAGGAGCTGGACATCTGGTCCGCCAGTGTACCGGCCTCTGAGATCGGTTACCCGCCGGGAAGCGAAGCGGGTGGTGCGCAGGCATCTCGGCAGTGTGGCCAGGGAAGCCGGCGTCAGATCGGGCGCATTTCAACGTTGGAACTCGCGCTCCTCCAGGGCTTGTCGTTGAAAGAGCAACGGGTTCCAGGGATATGCCGTTCCCATCGGTCTCTCGGCCCATTGGGCCCGGCCGCGGAGCTTCTGCGATGCGCTCCGGGCAGTCTGGATGGCGTCTTTCTTCTTGAGCAGGACGGTTTGGATCAGCCGTTCTTGAGAGGTTCGTCATGGTTTGTCTGGGCGACTATGCCCAGTTCCTTTGCTGGGGAAAACTCCAGCCGGCAAACCTCCCGGGATTCCTGTAAACTGGCGCGACACGCATCCATTTGAGGGGGCGCTGCGTCTTTCCTATGCCTGAAGAAACGTTGCGAGATTCGCAAGCCGAACGGAGGTGGCTCAATGCACTGGCAACGGGCGATCCTGCCGCGCTTGGCAACCTGTACGAGATGTACGGGGAACGGATCTTCCGTTACACCTTCCGGATGCTCGGGAATCGCACGGACGCTGAAGACGCGACGGCTGAGACCTTCTTGAGGGTTCTCCGCCGGTCCGCCGAACTCCGAGCAGACGGCGCATTTCGCACGTGGCTCTTCCGGATTGCGCGGAATCTTTGCATCGACAAGCTGAGGCAGCACAAGCTGATCGAGCTGCCCACCGATGCGCAGGATTCCGGGTCGGAAGATAGGGCGACGCTGAGAATCACGGTTCAACAGGCGTTGGCGGACCTGCCAACCGAATACCGCGAGCCGTTGATGCTCTGCGATCTTGAAGACATGCCGGCGCGCGAAGCGGCCCAGGTTCTGGCCATCAGCGTGCCTGCCCTCAAATCGCGCCTCTACCGGGGGCGCAGGGCCCTCCGCGACAAGCTCGGGGGCTCGATGGAGAAATTGAAATGAACAGCGAACTGTATTCCAAGCTGGTCGACCTCTATGCCGGCCGCGAGCTGCCCCAGGAGCTGGAGGACGAGATGGAGTGGGCCGCCTTCGGCGACCCCAAGCTCAGCCACGACATGTCCACACTGCGTACGACCGTGGACCTCCTACGCCAGCAGCCCGCGCCCGCCTTTACCGAGGAATCTCGTCAGCGCATATTGATGAACCTCTTTACCCGGGGAGTCGAGATCGAATCCCCCATCCAGGAGCCCGCTCACCTGCAGCTTGGGCTCCCGATCTCAGGATAGGAGCCATGCCTTTGAAAGTCGATTGCCCTCGAAAAGACCTCTCAGACGCCCTGAACCTCGCCAGCGCGGCGTCTCGGCCGAACACGCCGCAACAGATACTCCAGAACTTCAAGCTTGAAGGAGGACCGGAAGGCATTCGCGTGCTTGCCTGCGACGGCGAAATGTGGATCGAGCGCGATCTTGCGTGCATGGTTCACGAAGCCGGGGCCACTTGTGTTCAAGCGAAGCTGTTTAGCGACATCGTCAACAACCTCCCTGATGGCGACGTTCAGATGGCTGTGATCGACCATTCTGGGATGCTCGTTCAGCACGGCGCTTCTGAGTACCGGGTCCACACGATCGACGCGGAGGACTTCCCAGAGCCGCCCGAATTTGGCGGAGATGGCGAGCTCACCATGAAGATGGGCGACTTCCGCGGCGCGATCGATTCAGTGATCTACGCCTGTTCGGCGGACCAGCACCGGCAGATTCTGACCGGTGTTCAGATCAGCTATGACGGCACCACGTTGACCCTGGTCGCCACCGACACGCATCGCTTGGCAGTGCGCAAGCTGGCTCAGTCGGGAATCGGATCCGACATCACGGTGGTTGTTCCTGAGCGCGCCCTGAAGGCCATCAAAAGCCTGCCGGTGGCGGACGACGCGAACCTGACGATCCGATTTGGCAACGGCAGGGTGGGCGTGGAGGCCGGTGGCGCCAAGGTTGTGGCTCAGCTTCTCAGCGGCGCGTATCCCAACTGGGAGCGGGTCGTGCCGAACGAGCATACGCGAGTCTGGCAAGTTGAGGCGGACCAGCTCATCGACCGAGTCAAGCGCGCGCTCATCGTGGCTCGCGACGCCGCCAACCGCCTTAAGTTCAAGGGCGAGGGCGACACCGTGGTGATCAGCGCGCGCAGCGAAGAGCGCGGAGACGCCAAGGAAGAGTTGCCGATGGTGGGCCAGAACGGTGACGTCGAGATCGCATTCAACGGCAAGTACGTGCTTGAGGCCATCGATCCGGTACTGCGGTTGGGCGGCGGAGTGGGCGCAAAGATAGAGATGACGGAGAGTTCGCGCGCCGCGCTCTTCCGAGCCGCGGACGACGATGGGTACTTCTGCGTGATCATGCCGATGGCGCTGGCGTAGGGCCAGGGCTCAGGGTATGGGTGCGGGGCGCTCAGGTTTTCAGGTGTTTAGGTGCTGTGGTGCGGGGCGCTCAGGTTTTCAGGTGCTGCGGTGCTCGGGCTGCCAGGTTGATATATCGTCTTCGCCCTTGGCTCTTCGCCAAACGCCCAACGCCCTAACGCCCTAATGCCCTAATGCCTAATGCCCAATGCCTACCGCCTCTCCATCCCGCAACTGCACCCTCGGTGCTGCATCCTGCGGTTGACGAAATGAAAGGCGCCAACGGCCAGGCCGCCGGTGATCGCCATGGCCACGCCCACCCCGCTGCCGAACGCCGTCGTGCCAAAGCCGGACTCAAAGACGAAGTGCGAGCCGACGATCAGCGCCAATCCACTTACGAAGACGATCGCAGGAACCCACGAGTGGTGCCGCCGGACGCCGTGCTGAATCGCCCAAAGCCCCGTTAGGGCGGCAGTCCCGATAAATGCGAAC harbors:
- the aroC gene encoding chorismate synthase, producing the protein MSSSFGTLFRISTWGESHGGGVGVVVDGCPPRVPISIQEIQFELDRRRPGQSKIVTQRKESDTVQVLSGIQDGLTLGTPISLLVMNEDARSRDYEELKTKYRPSHADYTYDAKYGIRAWSGGGRASARETVGRVAAGAIAKKVLKLKWGVEVLAWVEKVFDIEAFVPFDEVTLEQIEATPVRCPDPQKAQQMIAMIEEIRKDGNSVGGAVRCIARGVPPGWGEPVFDKLQADLAKAVMSLPACKGFEVGSGFAGTDLTGADHNDPFGATEGATKEERRVFTSSNYSGGIQGGISNGELITMRAAFKPTATILREQDTVTVEHESTTITGRGRHDPCVLPRAVPMVEAMVALVLVDHALRQKAFQ
- a CDS encoding RNA polymerase sigma factor produces the protein MPEETLRDSQAERRWLNALATGDPAALGNLYEMYGERIFRYTFRMLGNRTDAEDATAETFLRVLRRSAELRADGAFRTWLFRIARNLCIDKLRQHKLIELPTDAQDSGSEDRATLRITVQQALADLPTEYREPLMLCDLEDMPAREAAQVLAISVPALKSRLYRGRRALRDKLGGSMEKLK
- the dnaN gene encoding DNA polymerase III subunit beta gives rise to the protein MPLKVDCPRKDLSDALNLASAASRPNTPQQILQNFKLEGGPEGIRVLACDGEMWIERDLACMVHEAGATCVQAKLFSDIVNNLPDGDVQMAVIDHSGMLVQHGASEYRVHTIDAEDFPEPPEFGGDGELTMKMGDFRGAIDSVIYACSADQHRQILTGVQISYDGTTLTLVATDTHRLAVRKLAQSGIGSDITVVVPERALKAIKSLPVADDANLTIRFGNGRVGVEAGGAKVVAQLLSGAYPNWERVVPNEHTRVWQVEADQLIDRVKRALIVARDAANRLKFKGEGDTVVISARSEERGDAKEELPMVGQNGDVEIAFNGKYVLEAIDPVLRLGGGVGAKIEMTESSRAALFRAADDDGYFCVIMPMALA
- a CDS encoding MerC domain-containing protein gives rise to the protein MAKSTMTAWERIGVCAGTLCAVHCVLTGLALGLLSVAGLGFLKSPLVEFAFIGTAALTGLWAIQHGVRRHHSWVPAIVFVSGLALIVGSHFVFESGFGTTAFGSGVGVAMAITGGLAVGAFHFVNRRMQHRGCSCGMERR